One genomic region from Vannielia litorea encodes:
- a CDS encoding ribbon-helix-helix domain-containing protein: MARPEKHSLTLAGHRTSVSLEPEFWAAFRAIADYKGMTINALAAEIDADRGIERGLASAIRVYVLRHHMGQG, encoded by the coding sequence ATGGCCCGGCCAGAGAAGCACTCGCTGACCCTCGCCGGGCATCGCACCTCCGTGTCGCTGGAGCCTGAGTTCTGGGCCGCCTTCCGCGCCATTGCGGATTATAAAGGTATGACGATCAATGCCTTGGCCGCCGAAATTGATGCAGATCGCGGGATCGAGCGCGGCCTGGCCTCGGCCATCCGGGTCTATGTGCTGCGGCATCACATGGGCCAGGGCTGA
- a CDS encoding cytochrome P450, giving the protein MSCPHLPPKPPSRPEKTSLLNYARLFRADILSAQPAKLYRAWMAEFRTPFFRSYLINQPALVDLVLKERPDDFPKSGRVREGLAPLLGNSVFVTNGETWKRQRRIIDPAFEGGRLKETFPAMLEAAQACVARMEARTGEIEVEEETSHAAADVIFRTLFSIPIEHEIAAQVFSEFRAYQRAQPILNIAAFLPLPRWFPRFHKREVKRTAASIRRLITGLTADRAAEIAAGRAPDDLATKIMTTADPQTGARFDTEEMVDQVAIFFLAGHETSASALAWALYLLAAFPEVQERAAEEAAALPENPGFSDISGLKFIRDVFRETLRLYPPVPMMVRENVKPETFRDRTVKHGSQIVLSPWHQQRNERLWSNPDGFDPGRWATEEGRRCGREAYMPFSAGPRVCTGAGFAMVEGPLILAMLLRRLRFGTVEGRVPRPVAHLTVRAAEGIHLKVSRR; this is encoded by the coding sequence ATGAGCTGCCCGCATCTGCCGCCCAAGCCGCCCTCGCGGCCCGAGAAAACCTCGCTGCTCAACTACGCGCGGCTGTTCCGGGCCGATATCCTCTCGGCCCAGCCTGCCAAGCTCTACCGCGCGTGGATGGCCGAGTTCCGCACGCCGTTCTTCCGCAGCTACCTCATCAATCAGCCCGCGCTGGTGGACCTTGTGCTGAAGGAGCGGCCCGATGACTTTCCCAAGTCGGGGCGGGTGCGCGAGGGGCTGGCGCCGCTCTTGGGCAACTCGGTCTTCGTGACCAACGGCGAAACATGGAAGCGGCAGCGGCGGATCATCGACCCGGCCTTCGAGGGCGGGCGGCTGAAGGAGACCTTTCCGGCGATGCTGGAGGCGGCGCAGGCCTGCGTGGCGCGGATGGAGGCCCGGACTGGTGAGATCGAGGTTGAGGAGGAGACCTCCCACGCGGCGGCGGATGTGATCTTTCGCACGCTGTTCTCGATCCCGATCGAGCATGAGATCGCGGCGCAGGTCTTCTCCGAGTTTCGCGCCTACCAGCGGGCGCAGCCGATCTTGAATATCGCCGCCTTCCTGCCGCTGCCCCGGTGGTTTCCGCGCTTCCACAAGCGCGAGGTGAAGCGCACGGCGGCCTCGATCCGGCGGCTGATCACCGGGCTGACGGCGGACCGGGCGGCAGAGATCGCGGCGGGCAGGGCGCCGGACGATCTGGCGACCAAGATCATGACCACGGCAGACCCGCAGACCGGCGCGCGGTTCGACACCGAGGAGATGGTCGATCAGGTGGCGATTTTCTTTCTGGCCGGGCACGAGACCTCCGCCTCGGCGCTGGCTTGGGCGCTCTACCTGCTCGCAGCCTTCCCCGAGGTGCAGGAACGGGCTGCGGAGGAGGCGGCCGCGCTTCCGGAAAATCCAGGATTTTCAGATATCTCCGGCCTCAAGTTCATCCGCGATGTATTCCGCGAGACCCTCCGGCTCTACCCGCCGGTGCCGATGATGGTGCGGGAGAACGTGAAGCCCGAGACCTTCCGCGACCGGACGGTGAAGCACGGCAGCCAGATCGTTCTCAGCCCGTGGCACCAGCAGCGCAACGAGCGGCTCTGGAGCAATCCCGATGGCTTCGATCCGGGCCGTTGGGCGACCGAGGAGGGGCGGCGCTGCGGGCGGGAGGCCTATATGCCGTTCTCCGCCGGGCCGCGCGTGTGCACCGGGGCCGGGTTTGCGATGGTCGAAGGGCCGCTCATTCTGGCGATGCTGCTGCGGCGTCTGCGGTTCGGGACGGTGGAGGGCAGGGTACCCCGACCGGTGGCCCATCTGACGGTGCGGGCGGCGGAGGGCATTCATCTGAAGGTGTCGCGGCGGTAG
- a CDS encoding cytochrome c biogenesis CcdA family protein: MFGIDIMDAALLPAILIAIVGGLISFVSPCVLPIVPPYLAYMGGISMDEMEGSGASAGRRRVLVAAGFFVLGLSTVFLLLGAAASALGGVFLQNREWFTMGAGLVIMVFGAHFLGVFTLPFLNREARIDAGDRGGSAMGAYVLGLAFAFGWTPCLGPILGAILSMAAMEGDVARGAFLLALYALGLGLPFIAVAAFFPRLKGLMGWMKRHMGQIERIMGLLLWTVGLLMLTGAFSDFSYWLLEIFPALATVG; the protein is encoded by the coding sequence ATGTTTGGCATCGACATCATGGACGCCGCGCTCTTGCCGGCCATTCTCATCGCCATCGTGGGGGGGCTGATCTCTTTCGTCAGCCCCTGCGTGCTGCCGATCGTGCCGCCCTATCTGGCCTATATGGGCGGGATCTCGATGGACGAGATGGAAGGCAGCGGCGCCTCTGCCGGGCGGCGGCGGGTGCTGGTGGCGGCGGGCTTCTTTGTGCTGGGCCTTTCGACCGTGTTCCTGCTGCTCGGCGCGGCGGCTTCGGCGCTTGGCGGCGTGTTCCTGCAGAACCGCGAGTGGTTCACCATGGGGGCGGGGCTAGTGATCATGGTCTTCGGCGCGCATTTTCTCGGCGTTTTCACCCTGCCGTTCCTGAACCGCGAGGCGCGGATCGATGCGGGCGACCGGGGCGGCTCGGCGATGGGGGCCTATGTGCTGGGCCTCGCCTTCGCCTTCGGCTGGACCCCCTGCCTTGGCCCGATCCTCGGCGCGATCCTCTCGATGGCGGCGATGGAGGGCGACGTGGCGCGCGGGGCCTTCCTGCTGGCGCTCTACGCCCTCGGATTGGGCCTGCCGTTCATCGCGGTGGCGGCCTTCTTCCCGCGGCTCAAGGGGCTGATGGGCTGGATGAAGCGGCACATGGGCCAGATCGAGCGGATCATGGGGCTGCTGCTCTGGACGGTCGGGCTGCTGATGCTCACCGGCGCCTTTTCGGATTTCTCCTACTGGTTGCTCGAGATCTTCCCGGCGCTGGCGACCGTGGGGTGA
- a CDS encoding sulfurtransferase TusA family protein: MTHNAHLDATGLLCPLPVLKTAKRLQALAPGEVLRIETDDPAALIDMPHYCAESGHLLLSQEEAGAAMVWMIQKK; this comes from the coding sequence ATGACCCACAACGCCCATCTCGACGCCACCGGCCTGCTCTGCCCTTTGCCCGTCCTGAAAACCGCCAAGCGGCTTCAGGCGCTGGCGCCGGGCGAGGTGCTGCGGATCGAAACCGACGATCCCGCCGCCCTGATCGACATGCCGCATTACTGCGCCGAGTCGGGCCATCTGCTGCTGTCGCAGGAAGAGGCGGGTGCGGCCATGGTCTGGATGATCCAAAAGAAATAG
- a CDS encoding ribonuclease E/G, whose product MAKKMLIDATHAEETRVVVVDGNKVEEFDFETVNKRQLAGNIYLAKVTRVEPSLQAAFVDYGGNRHGFLAFSEIHPDYYQIPVADRQALLEEERAYAEAQAAEEEAPKKSRRRRSRSKKSDTKDAVTTKEVDGAIAGMDVVDLGDEEEADTLVSEEGAAPEAAAEETAAEAGTETEETPEAAPAAEAADEATPETASDDDDDTGDDEDDGDEGDEPTAADKDEEIESVAEEDVQEEIRQPRKPRPRRYKIQEVVKVRQIMLVQVVKEERGNKGAALTTYLSLAGRYCVLMPNTARGGGISRKITNAADRKKLKEIASEIDVPQGAGLIVRTAGAKRTKTEIKRDYEYLKRLWEQIRELTLKSVAPAPIYEEGNLIKRSIRDLYSKEIDEVWVEGETGYRTAKDFMKMIMPSHSKNVKQYNEGLPLFARYQVESYLAAMFNPTVQLKSGGYIVIGVTEALVAIDVNSGRATKEGSIEETALKTNLEAAEEVARQLRLRDLAGLIVIDFIDMEERKNNAAVEKRFKDKLKTDRARIQVGRISGFGLLEMSRQRLRPGMLEASTQPCPSCHGTGLLRSDDSIGLAILRQIEEEGTRRKSREVLLKAPVGIINFLMNQKREHIASIEARYGLSVRLEADAHMISPDFALEKFKTATRSIAEVTAPVISIDTTDLPDIEEEEEDLAQAEAAEASEASSDEEDKPKRKRRRRRRRRGSGNGEENGAEAQGESQGEGQNEGQNEGQSDDSGAEAAQAESTDAGAEGDAPKEAAEGGEAASEEKPKRSRRRRSRKKPAEAEEGASTEAAEAPAEASAEAAEAAPAEEAPAEEPVAEEKPKRRRTRKKAAPEPVAEEAPAEAPAETPAEEPAAEAEAPAEEVAAETPAEPEPVLETAEAEASEEPAKPKRKGWWSLGR is encoded by the coding sequence ATGGCTAAGAAAATGCTTATCGACGCCACCCACGCCGAGGAGACTCGGGTGGTCGTGGTCGATGGAAACAAGGTCGAGGAATTCGACTTTGAAACAGTCAACAAGCGCCAGCTAGCAGGCAATATCTACCTCGCGAAAGTGACCCGCGTGGAGCCCTCGCTTCAGGCGGCCTTTGTGGATTACGGCGGCAACCGCCACGGCTTTCTCGCCTTCAGCGAGATCCACCCCGATTACTACCAGATCCCGGTAGCCGACCGTCAGGCGCTGCTGGAGGAAGAGCGCGCCTATGCCGAGGCTCAGGCCGCTGAAGAGGAGGCGCCCAAGAAGTCGCGCCGCCGCCGCTCGCGCTCGAAGAAATCCGACACCAAGGATGCCGTCACCACCAAGGAAGTGGATGGCGCCATCGCCGGTATGGATGTGGTCGACCTTGGTGACGAGGAAGAGGCCGATACGCTGGTGAGCGAAGAGGGCGCCGCGCCCGAGGCTGCGGCTGAAGAGACCGCCGCCGAGGCTGGCACCGAGACCGAAGAGACCCCCGAGGCGGCACCTGCCGCAGAGGCGGCCGATGAGGCCACCCCCGAGACGGCGTCGGACGATGACGACGACACGGGCGACGACGAGGACGACGGCGACGAGGGCGACGAGCCCACCGCCGCCGACAAGGACGAAGAGATCGAGTCCGTCGCCGAAGAGGACGTGCAGGAAGAGATCCGCCAGCCGCGCAAGCCGCGCCCCCGCCGCTACAAGATTCAGGAAGTGGTGAAGGTCCGCCAGATCATGCTCGTGCAGGTGGTCAAGGAAGAGCGTGGCAACAAGGGTGCCGCCCTCACCACCTACCTGTCGCTCGCTGGCCGCTACTGCGTGCTGATGCCCAACACCGCCCGTGGCGGCGGCATCTCCCGCAAGATCACCAATGCCGCCGACCGCAAGAAGCTGAAAGAGATCGCCTCCGAGATCGACGTCCCGCAGGGCGCGGGGCTGATCGTGCGGACGGCGGGTGCCAAGCGCACCAAGACCGAGATCAAGCGCGATTACGAATACCTCAAGCGGCTCTGGGAGCAGATCCGCGAGCTGACGCTGAAGAGCGTGGCACCCGCGCCGATCTACGAGGAGGGCAACCTCATCAAGCGGTCGATCCGCGATCTTTACTCCAAAGAGATCGACGAGGTCTGGGTCGAGGGCGAGACGGGCTACCGGACCGCCAAGGACTTCATGAAGATGATCATGCCGTCCCACTCGAAGAACGTGAAGCAGTACAACGAGGGCCTGCCGCTCTTCGCCCGTTACCAGGTCGAGAGCTACCTCGCCGCCATGTTCAACCCGACCGTCCAGCTCAAGTCGGGCGGTTACATCGTGATCGGCGTCACCGAGGCGCTGGTGGCGATCGACGTGAACTCGGGCCGGGCCACTAAGGAAGGCTCGATCGAAGAGACCGCGCTCAAGACCAACCTCGAGGCCGCCGAAGAGGTGGCCCGTCAGCTCCGCCTGCGAGACCTTGCCGGCCTCATCGTGATCGACTTCATCGACATGGAAGAGCGCAAGAACAACGCCGCCGTGGAGAAGCGCTTCAAGGACAAGCTGAAGACCGACCGTGCCCGCATTCAGGTGGGCCGGATCAGTGGCTTCGGCCTGCTGGAAATGTCGCGCCAGCGGCTGCGCCCCGGCATGCTCGAGGCCTCCACCCAGCCGTGCCCCTCGTGCCACGGCACCGGCCTGCTGCGCTCCGATGACAGCATCGGCCTCGCCATCCTGCGCCAGATCGAGGAGGAGGGCACCCGCCGCAAGAGCCGTGAGGTGCTGCTGAAGGCGCCGGTGGGCATCATCAATTTCCTGATGAACCAGAAGCGCGAGCACATCGCCTCCATCGAGGCGCGCTACGGGCTTTCGGTCCGGCTGGAAGCCGATGCGCACATGATCTCTCCCGATTTCGCGCTGGAGAAGTTCAAGACCGCGACCCGCAGCATCGCCGAGGTGACTGCCCCGGTGATCTCGATCGACACCACCGACCTTCCCGACATCGAGGAGGAAGAGGAGGATCTGGCGCAGGCCGAGGCTGCGGAGGCCTCCGAGGCCAGCAGTGACGAAGAGGACAAGCCCAAGCGCAAGCGCCGGCGTCGTCGCCGCCGTCGTGGCAGCGGCAATGGCGAAGAGAATGGCGCGGAGGCCCAGGGCGAGAGCCAGGGTGAGGGCCAGAACGAGGGCCAGAACGAGGGTCAGTCTGACGACAGTGGTGCCGAGGCGGCACAGGCTGAAAGCACTGACGCCGGGGCCGAGGGCGATGCGCCCAAGGAGGCCGCCGAGGGCGGAGAGGCTGCCAGCGAGGAGAAGCCCAAGCGCTCCCGCCGCCGCCGGTCGCGCAAGAAGCCTGCCGAGGCCGAAGAGGGCGCAAGCACCGAGGCCGCCGAGGCACCGGCCGAGGCTTCTGCTGAGGCCGCTGAGGCCGCTCCGGCTGAAGAAGCGCCTGCCGAGGAGCCGGTGGCCGAGGAGAAGCCCAAGCGCCGCCGCACCCGCAAGAAGGCCGCGCCTGAGCCGGTTGCCGAAGAGGCCCCGGCCGAGGCCCCTGCGGAAACGCCGGCAGAAGAGCCTGCCGCCGAGGCTGAGGCCCCGGCTGAAGAGGTTGCCGCCGAAACGCCCGCCGAGCCGGAACCGGTGCTGGAGACGGCCGAGGCCGAAGCCAGCGAGGAGCCGGCCAAGCCAAAGCGCAAGGGCTGGTGGTCGCTCGGGCGCTGA
- a CDS encoding ABC transporter ATP-binding protein, giving the protein MAELKLTDVAKTYGGTVDVLKNINLDIEQGELIVFVGPSGCGKSTLLRMIAGLEKITGGTLEIDGQVVNDVPPSERGIAMVFQSYALYPHMTVRENMSFALKLAKKSQSEIDAAVNAAAKKLQLEPYLDRLPKALSGGQRQRVAIGRSIVRDPKVYLFDEPLSNLDAALRVATRIEIAQLKEAMPESTMIYVTHDQVEAMTLASRIVVLANKGIAQVGTPLDLYERPENEFVAQFIGSPAMNLLRGVVVETGERTGVTVGDGGGMIWSDVPTTGDDVNREVNVGIRPEDMLPTEDVNYAFEGTVDITEALGEVTQLYFAAPKMDEDTDTVIAKLPGVVRDMRGKTVRLTAAPEKVHLFADGRSLLYR; this is encoded by the coding sequence ATGGCGGAGCTGAAACTGACCGATGTGGCCAAGACCTATGGCGGCACCGTCGATGTCTTGAAGAACATCAACCTCGATATCGAGCAGGGCGAGCTGATCGTCTTCGTCGGCCCCTCGGGCTGCGGCAAGTCCACCTTGCTGCGGATGATCGCGGGGCTCGAAAAGATCACCGGCGGCACGCTGGAGATCGACGGGCAGGTGGTGAACGATGTGCCGCCCTCCGAGCGCGGCATCGCGATGGTGTTCCAGAGCTACGCGCTCTACCCGCATATGACGGTGCGGGAGAACATGTCTTTCGCGCTGAAGCTGGCGAAGAAGTCGCAATCAGAGATCGACGCTGCGGTGAATGCCGCCGCGAAGAAACTGCAACTCGAGCCCTATCTCGACCGTCTGCCCAAGGCGCTTTCGGGCGGGCAGCGGCAGCGGGTGGCGATTGGCCGGAGCATCGTGCGTGACCCGAAGGTCTACCTCTTCGACGAGCCGCTCTCCAACCTCGACGCCGCCCTGCGTGTGGCGACCCGGATCGAGATCGCGCAGCTCAAGGAGGCCATGCCCGAGAGCACGATGATCTATGTCACCCACGATCAGGTGGAGGCGATGACGCTGGCCTCCCGGATCGTGGTGCTGGCGAACAAGGGCATCGCGCAGGTCGGCACCCCGCTGGACCTTTACGAGCGGCCGGAGAACGAGTTCGTGGCGCAGTTCATCGGCTCGCCCGCAATGAACCTGCTGCGGGGTGTGGTCGTGGAGACGGGCGAGCGCACCGGCGTGACCGTGGGTGATGGCGGCGGCATGATCTGGTCGGACGTGCCCACAACGGGCGATGACGTGAACCGCGAGGTGAACGTGGGCATCCGCCCCGAGGATATGCTGCCGACCGAGGATGTAAACTACGCCTTCGAGGGCACGGTGGATATCACCGAGGCGCTCGGCGAGGTGACGCAGCTCTACTTCGCCGCACCGAAGATGGATGAAGACACCGACACGGTGATCGCCAAGCTCCCCGGCGTGGTCCGCGACATGCGCGGCAAGACGGTGCGGCTGACGGCGGCGCCGGAGAAGGTGCATCTCTTCGCGGATGGGCGCTCGCTGCTCTACAGGTGA
- a CDS encoding alpha-amylase family glycosyl hydrolase has product MNKVEEAIAQRAANPDWWRGAVIYQVYPRSYQDSTGDGVGDIAGITARLDHIASLGVDALWISPFFKSPMKDFGYDVSDYRDVDPMFGSLADFDALIDRAHDLGLKVLIDLVLSHTSDQHPWFKESRKDHTNPKADWYVWADAKPTGAPPNNWLSIFGGSAWQWDGGRMQYYLHNFLTSQPDLNFHCPAVQDELLRVAEFWLERGVDGFRLDTINFYVHDAELRDNPALDPALRNDQTAPAVNPYNWQEHLYDKSRPENLAFLKRLRAVMKPYGAAAVGEVGDAQLGLEILGQYTAGDDMMNMCYAFELLAKDMPTAGYVADTMHRVERVAADGWACWAFSNHDVPRHISRWNLSEEAARAYVVLMMCLRGSACLYQGEELGLPEADVAFEDLQDPYGIEFWPEFKGRDGCRTPMVWDAGVHGGFSHGNEARPWLPVSADHLPKAVAEQEGDPEAMLAHYRRAIALRRAHAVLAKGAQEIEAQGDLLVIRRSGQGGEVLALFNLGDGRVSHAVEAGWAPLPEAAGLGAAAPTGGKVDLGSWGFALLGR; this is encoded by the coding sequence ATGAACAAGGTTGAAGAGGCGATCGCCCAACGCGCGGCCAACCCCGACTGGTGGCGTGGTGCGGTGATCTATCAGGTCTACCCGCGCAGCTATCAGGACAGCACGGGCGACGGGGTGGGGGACATTGCGGGCATCACCGCGCGGCTGGATCACATTGCCTCGCTCGGGGTGGATGCACTCTGGATCAGCCCCTTCTTCAAGAGCCCGATGAAGGATTTCGGCTACGACGTGAGCGATTACCGCGATGTCGACCCGATGTTCGGCAGCCTTGCGGATTTTGACGCGCTGATCGACAGGGCGCATGACCTCGGGCTGAAGGTGCTGATCGACCTCGTGCTCAGCCATACTTCCGACCAGCACCCGTGGTTCAAGGAGAGCCGGAAGGATCACACCAACCCCAAGGCGGATTGGTATGTTTGGGCCGATGCCAAGCCGACCGGTGCGCCGCCCAACAACTGGCTCTCGATCTTTGGCGGGAGCGCGTGGCAGTGGGATGGCGGGCGGATGCAGTATTACCTGCACAACTTCCTCACCTCGCAGCCTGACCTGAACTTCCATTGCCCGGCGGTGCAGGACGAGCTCTTGCGCGTGGCCGAGTTCTGGCTGGAGCGTGGGGTCGATGGCTTCCGCCTCGATACGATCAACTTCTACGTCCACGACGCCGAGTTGCGCGACAACCCGGCGCTCGACCCGGCCTTGCGCAATGACCAGACGGCCCCGGCGGTGAACCCCTACAATTGGCAGGAGCACCTTTACGACAAATCCCGCCCCGAGAACCTCGCCTTTCTCAAGCGCCTGCGCGCGGTGATGAAGCCCTATGGCGCCGCCGCCGTGGGCGAGGTGGGCGATGCGCAGCTGGGGCTGGAGATCCTCGGGCAATACACAGCGGGCGATGACATGATGAACATGTGCTACGCCTTCGAGCTGCTCGCCAAGGACATGCCCACCGCCGGTTACGTGGCCGACACCATGCACCGCGTCGAGCGGGTGGCCGCGGACGGTTGGGCCTGCTGGGCCTTTTCCAACCATGACGTGCCGCGCCACATCAGCCGCTGGAACCTCTCTGAAGAGGCCGCCCGCGCCTATGTGGTGCTGATGATGTGCCTGCGCGGCTCCGCTTGCCTTTACCAGGGCGAGGAGCTGGGTCTGCCCGAGGCCGATGTGGCCTTCGAAGACCTGCAAGACCCCTATGGCATCGAGTTCTGGCCCGAGTTCAAGGGCCGCGACGGGTGCCGCACGCCGATGGTCTGGGACGCGGGCGTGCATGGCGGGTTCAGCCACGGCAATGAGGCGCGGCCTTGGTTGCCGGTCTCTGCCGACCATCTGCCCAAGGCGGTGGCCGAGCAGGAAGGCGACCCCGAGGCCATGCTGGCCCACTACCGCCGCGCCATCGCGCTGCGCCGCGCCCATGCGGTGCTGGCCAAGGGCGCGCAGGAGATCGAGGCGCAGGGCGACCTGCTGGTGATCCGCCGGAGCGGGCAGGGCGGGGAGGTGCTGGCGCTGTTCAATCTCGGGGATGGCCGCGTGAGCCACGCCGTGGAGGCCGGATGGGCGCCGCTGCCCGAGGCCGCCGGGCTGGGCGCCGCTGCGCCCACGGGCGGCAAGGTTGATCTGGGGTCGTGGGGCTTTGCCCTGCTGGGCCGCTGA
- a CDS encoding carbohydrate ABC transporter permease: MDNIAGTKSGLSWAVQISTVLLVLLWLFPTVGLLVSSFRTADQISATGWWKALFPTEQVVQYRTDDPDDARVADGAGFVVSGNLFGEEGGSVKAFGVSSRDVGAFAPGDTADMGEDESMTVEEDGSYTWRGNDDQISGRGQRVFVTTTTPPEFTTANYERVLFSGDRTDSMAKAFFNTLTVTIPATIIPILISAFAAYALAWMDFPGRALLIAAIVALLVVPLQLALIPLLKLHNEVGIGKGYLGVWLAHTGFGLPLAIYLLRNYMVGLPRDIIENAKVDGATDFQIFTKIVLPLSFPALASFAIFQFLWTWNDLLVALVFLIDSSGDTTVMTRQIVELLGTRGGNWEILATAAFVSIAVPLCVFFAMQRFLVRGLLAGSVK; encoded by the coding sequence ATGGATAACATTGCGGGCACCAAATCGGGCCTCTCCTGGGCCGTTCAGATCTCCACCGTGCTTCTCGTGCTGCTCTGGCTCTTTCCGACCGTGGGGCTGCTGGTCAGCTCGTTCCGCACCGCCGACCAGATCAGCGCGACCGGCTGGTGGAAGGCGCTGTTTCCGACCGAGCAGGTGGTGCAGTACCGCACCGACGACCCCGATGACGCCCGCGTGGCCGATGGCGCCGGGTTCGTGGTGAGCGGCAACCTCTTTGGCGAGGAGGGCGGCTCTGTGAAAGCGTTTGGCGTTTCCTCCCGCGACGTGGGCGCCTTTGCTCCCGGCGACACCGCCGATATGGGCGAGGACGAGAGCATGACCGTCGAGGAAGACGGCAGCTACACATGGCGCGGCAATGATGACCAGATATCGGGGCGCGGGCAGCGCGTGTTCGTCACCACAACCACGCCGCCCGAGTTTACCACCGCCAACTACGAGCGGGTGCTGTTTTCGGGCGACCGGACGGACAGCATGGCCAAGGCCTTCTTCAACACGCTCACGGTGACGATCCCGGCGACGATCATCCCGATCCTGATCTCGGCCTTCGCGGCCTATGCGCTGGCGTGGATGGATTTTCCGGGCCGGGCGCTGCTGATCGCCGCCATCGTGGCGCTCCTGGTGGTGCCGCTGCAACTGGCGCTGATCCCGCTGTTGAAGCTCCACAACGAGGTGGGGATCGGCAAGGGCTATCTGGGGGTCTGGCTGGCGCATACGGGCTTTGGCCTACCGCTCGCCATATACCTGCTCCGAAACTACATGGTCGGCCTGCCGCGTGACATCATCGAGAACGCCAAGGTCGACGGGGCGACGGACTTTCAGATCTTTACCAAGATCGTCCTGCCTCTCAGCTTTCCGGCGCTCGCCAGCTTTGCCATCTTCCAGTTTCTCTGGACATGGAATGACCTGCTGGTGGCGCTGGTCTTTCTCATCGACAGCTCGGGCGACACCACGGTGATGACCCGGCAGATCGTTGAACTCCTCGGCACACGGGGCGGCAACTGGGAGATTCTGGCCACGGCGGCCTTTGTCTCCATCGCGGTGCCGCTCTGCGTGTTTTTCGCAATGCAAAGGTTTCTCGTGCGCGGCCTGCTGGCCGGCTCGGTGAAGTGA
- a CDS encoding carbohydrate ABC transporter permease produces MHPALQGVITIIVGVGGCVAYFYFSNLFLDKVLYPARGPNAGRNINRANLIRPWLFLAPAVIALGLYLAYPVVETLRLSLTNRVPGGGYEWAGLENYSQMVADPKFGEALFNNMLWLFVVPALSTAFGLLAAQLTDRIKWGAVAKSIIFMPMAISFVGAAVIWKLVYDYRAAGEEQIGVLNAIVVSLGGEPTAWLTVPFWNNFFLMAVLIWIQTGFAMVILSAALRGIPEETVEAAIVDGANPFQIFFKIKVPQIMGTIVVVWTTITIVVLKIFDIVFAMTNGQWETQVLANYMYDKLFRANDWGVGSASAMVIMLLVTPILVWNVYNARKEMR; encoded by the coding sequence ATGCATCCGGCACTACAAGGGGTCATCACCATCATCGTCGGTGTCGGCGGATGCGTGGCCTACTTCTATTTTTCCAACCTCTTCCTAGACAAGGTGCTCTACCCGGCGCGCGGGCCGAATGCGGGCCGCAACATCAACCGCGCCAACCTGATCCGCCCCTGGCTCTTTCTCGCGCCCGCCGTGATCGCGCTTGGCCTCTACCTCGCCTATCCGGTGGTGGAGACGCTGCGGCTCTCGCTGACCAACCGTGTGCCGGGGGGCGGCTATGAATGGGCGGGGCTCGAGAACTACAGCCAGATGGTGGCCGACCCCAAGTTCGGCGAGGCGCTTTTCAACAACATGCTCTGGCTTTTCGTGGTGCCGGCGCTCTCCACCGCCTTCGGCCTGCTGGCCGCCCAGCTGACCGACCGGATCAAATGGGGCGCGGTGGCCAAGTCCATCATCTTCATGCCGATGGCGATCAGCTTCGTCGGCGCGGCGGTGATCTGGAAGCTGGTCTACGATTACCGCGCGGCGGGCGAAGAGCAGATCGGCGTGCTCAACGCCATCGTCGTCAGCCTCGGCGGCGAGCCGACAGCATGGCTCACGGTGCCGTTCTGGAACAACTTCTTCCTCATGGCGGTGCTGATCTGGATTCAAACCGGCTTTGCCATGGTGATCCTGTCGGCCGCCCTGCGCGGCATCCCCGAAGAGACGGTGGAGGCGGCCATCGTCGACGGGGCCAACCCCTTTCAGATCTTCTTCAAGATCAAGGTGCCGCAGATCATGGGCACCATCGTCGTGGTCTGGACCACCATCACCATCGTCGTGCTGAAGATCTTCGACATCGTCTTTGCCATGACCAACGGGCAATGGGAGACGCAGGTTCTGGCCAATTACATGTACGACAAGCTCTTCCGCGCGAATGACTGGGGCGTCGGCTCGGCCTCCGCGATGGTCATCATGCTGCTCGTGACGCCGATCCTTGTCTGGAACGTATACAACGCCCGCAAGGAGATGCGCTGA